A genomic segment from Agrobacterium vitis encodes:
- a CDS encoding YeeE/YedE family protein, producing MQTYLPSLAGGVMIGASAILFLVMTGRIAGISGIVGRLAQGGSIAINSAFVVGLMLGPILFLALFGAWPQVTMTASLPLAVVAGLLVGFGSRMGSGCTSGHGVLGLARLSPRSFVAVVTFLFTGIVTVTIMRGSL from the coding sequence ATGCAGACCTATCTTCCTTCGCTTGCGGGCGGCGTGATGATCGGTGCCTCGGCCATCCTGTTTCTGGTGATGACGGGCCGGATTGCCGGAATCAGTGGCATTGTCGGGCGCCTGGCCCAAGGGGGGAGCATCGCTATCAATAGCGCATTTGTCGTTGGGTTGATGCTTGGTCCCATCCTGTTCCTTGCCCTGTTTGGGGCATGGCCGCAGGTGACGATGACGGCCAGCCTGCCGCTGGCGGTTGTTGCTGGCCTGCTGGTCGGTTTCGGTTCGCGCATGGGCTCAGGCTGCACCAGTGGCCATGGCGTTCTGGGGCTGGCGAGACTGTCGCCGCGCTCCTTCGTTGCGGTCGTCACCTTTCTCTTCACCGGCATTGTCACCGTGACGATCATGAGGGGCAGCCTATGA
- a CDS encoding SDR family oxidoreductase translates to MSAPRPTAAPRTAPRTALVTASAKRIGRAIAEDLADNGFAVAIHTHASLDEAETLADRISSKGGKAVALKADLRDIDETQALIANATQALGPLGLLVNNASVFLDDKAEKFDAERFAAHFDIHVRAPTILAAEFHRQVPDNGAGLIVNIIDQRVLALKPTFFSYTLSKSTLWTATRTMAQAFAPQIRVNAIGPGPTLKSERQEQKDFQAQIDSLPLKQGAGLDEFGRTIRFLFDTPSITGQMFALDGGQHLIWPGANGTEIAE, encoded by the coding sequence ATGTCCGCCCCTCGTCCAACAGCTGCGCCACGAACAGCCCCAAGAACCGCACTTGTCACCGCTTCCGCCAAACGGATTGGCCGCGCCATTGCGGAGGATCTGGCAGACAACGGATTTGCCGTCGCCATCCACACCCATGCCTCTCTTGACGAAGCTGAAACTCTGGCGGACCGAATAAGTTCCAAGGGCGGCAAGGCGGTGGCGCTGAAAGCCGACCTTCGCGACATTGACGAGACCCAGGCGCTGATCGCAAACGCCACTCAAGCCCTCGGCCCTCTCGGCTTGCTGGTCAACAACGCCTCGGTGTTTCTGGATGATAAAGCCGAGAAGTTCGACGCGGAGCGTTTCGCAGCACATTTCGACATTCATGTCCGCGCCCCCACCATTCTGGCAGCTGAATTTCATCGGCAGGTGCCGGACAATGGTGCAGGCCTGATCGTCAACATCATCGATCAGCGGGTGCTGGCCCTGAAACCGACCTTCTTTTCCTATACATTGTCGAAATCCACCTTGTGGACGGCGACGAGAACCATGGCGCAGGCCTTTGCCCCACAGATCAGGGTCAATGCCATCGGCCCCGGCCCGACGCTGAAAAGCGAGCGGCAGGAGCAGAAGGATTTCCAGGCGCAGATCGACAGCCTGCCGCTGAAGCAGGGCGCGGGTCTTGACGAATTCGGCCGCACCATCCGCTTTCTTTTTGACACGCCATCGATCACCGGCCAAATGTTCGCCCTTGATGGCGGGCAACATCTGATTTGGCCCGGCGCAAACGGTACGGAGATTGCGGAATGA
- a CDS encoding NUDIX domain-containing protein, with translation MSKFDATGITIVEDKTLWKGWSHLRKMVFDYAKPDGTTQRLSWEVFDRGHAVAILLHDPSKRTLLLVRQFRIPAYMMGDKPFLLEVPAGMTDGEDAEKAVTREVEEETGYHIAAPRFLFTAYMSPGAVTEKIHFFYSPIDEAQKLSLGGGLEAEHEDLELVEVPLKDAISMIERGDIVDGKTIMLLQWAALNLA, from the coding sequence ATGAGCAAGTTTGACGCGACCGGCATTACCATTGTCGAGGACAAGACCCTGTGGAAGGGCTGGAGCCATCTGCGCAAGATGGTGTTCGATTATGCGAAACCGGATGGCACCACCCAGCGCCTTAGCTGGGAAGTCTTCGATCGCGGCCATGCCGTGGCAATCCTGCTGCATGACCCGTCGAAGAGAACCTTGCTGCTGGTGCGGCAGTTTCGCATTCCCGCCTATATGATGGGTGATAAACCCTTTCTGCTGGAAGTGCCTGCTGGCATGACCGATGGCGAGGACGCCGAAAAGGCAGTGACCCGCGAAGTTGAAGAGGAGACCGGCTATCACATTGCCGCGCCGCGTTTTCTGTTCACCGCCTATATGTCGCCGGGAGCGGTGACGGAAAAGATCCACTTCTTCTACTCACCCATCGATGAGGCGCAAAAACTGTCGCTCGGCGGCGGGCTGGAAGCCGAACACGAAGATCTGGAACTGGTGGAAGTGCCGCTTAAGGATGCAATTTCGATGATCGAGCGCGGCGACATCGTCGATGGCAAAACGATCATGCTGCTGCAATGGGCGGCGCTTAACCTGGCCTGA
- a CDS encoding sulfite exporter TauE/SafE family protein, which translates to MNTLFAAIGSGSVVGFTLGLLGGGGSILATPLLLYVVGVSQPHVAIGTGALAVSANALINFASHALKGNVRWRCGAVFAALGVLGALAGSSLGKAMDGTRLLLLFGIVMVAVGLLMLRPRKAIAVVPKPVDLSMCLMTAFVALVTGAASGFFGIGGGFLIVPGLMLATGMPMINAVGTSLLAVAAFGLATAVNYALSGLVDWALAGEFILGGLLGGIVGTLSATRLGAHKNTLNRIFAVMIFLVAFYVIYKSSSAIITR; encoded by the coding sequence ATGAACACACTTTTTGCAGCCATCGGCTCAGGCAGCGTGGTCGGCTTCACCCTTGGCCTGCTGGGGGGAGGCGGGTCTATCCTGGCGACCCCGCTGCTGCTCTATGTGGTGGGCGTGTCGCAACCGCATGTGGCGATCGGTACCGGCGCGCTGGCGGTGTCGGCCAATGCCCTTATCAATTTTGCCAGTCACGCCCTGAAAGGCAATGTCCGCTGGCGCTGCGGCGCGGTGTTTGCAGCGCTGGGTGTGCTTGGCGCGTTGGCCGGGTCCTCGCTTGGCAAGGCGATGGATGGCACGAGGCTTCTGCTGTTGTTCGGTATTGTCATGGTGGCCGTCGGCCTGTTGATGCTGCGACCCAGAAAAGCCATAGCCGTCGTACCGAAACCGGTGGATCTCAGCATGTGCCTGATGACAGCATTTGTCGCGCTGGTAACAGGGGCGGCTTCCGGCTTTTTCGGCATCGGCGGTGGCTTCCTGATTGTGCCAGGCCTGATGCTTGCCACGGGCATGCCGATGATCAATGCGGTCGGCACGTCGCTGCTGGCGGTGGCGGCCTTCGGGCTGGCAACAGCAGTGAATTACGCGCTATCCGGGCTGGTGGACTGGGCATTGGCGGGGGAATTCATTCTGGGTGGGCTGCTGGGCGGTATCGTCGGCACCCTCTCGGCAACACGGCTCGGCGCGCATAAAAACACCCTCAACCGCATTTTCGCGGTGATGATTTTCCTGGTTGCCTTCTATGTGATCTACAAAAGCTCCAGCGCGATCATTACGCGCTGA
- the purN gene encoding phosphoribosylglycinamide formyltransferase produces the protein MSSAPSSAVERPSHAKKRVAVLVSGSGSNMVALAKACEAEDYPAEIVAVFSDKPEAGGLAKASDLGIFAAAFPRKDYASKADHEAAILAALDQVQPDLICLAGYMRLLSGDFIRRYQGRILNIHPSLLPLFPGLHTHQRALDAGMKIAGCTVHFVTEGMDEGPIVAQAAVPVLPTDTAETLATRTLTVEHRIYPVALQLVAGGTVTMLEDGRIERSGFVADAEARLLSA, from the coding sequence ATGAGTTCGGCACCATCATCGGCGGTCGAAAGGCCATCTCACGCCAAAAAGCGTGTCGCCGTGCTGGTTTCCGGCAGCGGCTCCAATATGGTGGCGCTGGCCAAGGCCTGTGAAGCAGAGGATTACCCGGCGGAAATCGTTGCCGTATTCTCCGACAAGCCGGAGGCTGGCGGTCTGGCCAAGGCCAGCGATCTCGGCATTTTCGCTGCCGCCTTTCCCCGTAAGGACTATGCCAGCAAGGCGGACCACGAAGCCGCCATTCTGGCCGCGCTGGATCAGGTGCAGCCCGATCTGATCTGTCTTGCCGGTTATATGCGGCTGCTGTCGGGCGATTTCATTCGCCGCTATCAGGGCCGCATTCTTAATATTCACCCGTCGCTTCTGCCGCTGTTTCCGGGCCTGCACACCCATCAACGGGCGCTGGATGCGGGCATGAAGATTGCTGGCTGCACCGTGCATTTCGTCACTGAAGGCATGGACGAAGGTCCAATTGTCGCCCAGGCCGCTGTGCCCGTACTACCGACCGATACTGCCGAGACGCTGGCGACCCGCACCCTGACGGTGGAGCATCGCATCTATCCGGTCGCCTTGCAGCTAGTGGCAGGCGGCACCGTCACCATGCTGGAAGATGGACGCATTGAGCGCTCCGGCTTTGTCGCGGATGCTGAGGCGCGGCTGCTCAGCGCGTAA
- a CDS encoding outer membrane protein translates to MRTLVMILLASSAGLSLVTGAHAADAVMSVPEAPAAVDMPAPVSNWAGAYVGGAGTYTMGRSHGSKFSARAFGGQVYGGYNMQNDKIVYGGEADIGYDGNGSRSGAGLTGKQGVNGSIRGRVGYDLNPFMVYGTAGVAAADTKISGAGGSDSKAALGYTVGAGVEAMVTNNITTRVEYRYTDYQNKDYNIGGSKVSRGFDDQSVKVGIGMKF, encoded by the coding sequence ATGCGTACTCTCGTTATGATTTTGCTGGCATCGTCTGCTGGTCTTTCCCTCGTTACCGGCGCTCACGCTGCCGATGCCGTCATGTCGGTGCCGGAAGCACCCGCAGCCGTCGATATGCCGGCTCCGGTCAGCAACTGGGCCGGTGCTTATGTCGGCGGTGCCGGCACCTATACAATGGGTCGTTCGCACGGCAGCAAGTTCAGCGCCCGTGCGTTCGGCGGCCAGGTCTATGGCGGCTACAACATGCAGAACGACAAGATCGTTTACGGTGGTGAAGCTGACATCGGTTATGACGGCAATGGTAGCCGCTCCGGCGCTGGCCTGACCGGCAAGCAGGGCGTGAACGGTTCTATTCGTGGCCGCGTCGGTTACGACCTCAACCCCTTCATGGTTTATGGCACGGCCGGTGTGGCTGCGGCTGATACCAAGATTTCCGGTGCAGGCGGTTCCGACAGCAAGGCTGCTCTCGGCTACACGGTTGGTGCAGGTGTCGAAGCCATGGTGACCAACAACATCACCACCCGCGTCGAATACCGCTACACCGACTACCAGAACAAGGACTACAATATCGGTGGTTCCAAGGTATCGCGCGGCTTTGACGACCAGAGCGTCAAGGTTGGTATCGGCATGAAGTTCTGA
- a CDS encoding glutathione S-transferase, which yields MKLLYAPASPYSSKVRMAARATGITLEEIKVDTNANPSDLIDNNPLGKIPTLITDDGQAIYDSRAIMHYLNRISDGGLYPKKEEKRTEAEVLEALCDGITDCLLAIVYEKRLHPPEKIHQPYIDRQWEKVTRGLDYLETHMPKMGKKLNGGHFSMAGLLGYLMLRFPGEWENGHVALTEWPALFAKKFDGYQLLRPQA from the coding sequence ATGAAGCTGCTTTATGCTCCCGCCTCACCCTATTCCTCCAAGGTCAGGATGGCCGCCCGCGCCACCGGCATCACTCTTGAGGAAATCAAGGTCGACACCAATGCCAATCCGTCCGACCTGATCGACAACAATCCGCTGGGCAAGATCCCGACCCTGATCACCGACGACGGCCAGGCGATTTATGACAGCCGCGCCATCATGCACTATCTGAATCGGATCTCGGACGGTGGGCTTTATCCCAAAAAGGAAGAGAAGCGCACCGAGGCCGAGGTGCTCGAAGCGCTATGCGATGGCATCACTGATTGCCTTCTGGCAATCGTCTATGAGAAGCGCCTGCATCCGCCGGAAAAGATTCACCAGCCCTATATCGACCGGCAATGGGAAAAGGTCACACGCGGGCTGGACTATCTGGAAACCCATATGCCGAAAATGGGCAAGAAGCTGAACGGCGGCCATTTTTCCATGGCGGGCCTGCTCGGCTACCTGATGCTGCGCTTTCCCGGCGAATGGGAAAATGGTCATGTGGCGCTGACCGAATGGCCAGCGCTTTTTGCCAAGAAATTCGACGGGTATCAGTTGCTGCGCCCGCAGGCCTGA
- a CDS encoding molybdopterin-containing oxidoreductase family protein, giving the protein MNIISPALKTSVGHTACPHDCPSTCALEVDLTPDGRIGRMRGARDNSYTAGVICAKVARYTERLYHPDRLLVPQRRKGAKGAGSWQEISWEAALDEIANAFVKAEQVHGSEAVWPYFYAGTMGQVQRDSIERLRHAKKYSGFFGSICTNLAWTGYVMGTGALRGPDPREMAVADCVVIWGTNAVATQVNVMTHAVAARKNRGAKIVVIDIYDNPTMKQADMGLILRPGTDAALACAAMHIAFRDGYADRDYMADFADDPAGLEAHLKDKTPEWAASITGLSVEEIEGFARLVGETKKTFFRLGYGFTRSRNGAVSMHAALSLSTVLGSWQYEGGGAFHSNSDIFKLNKAELMGTAFVDPDIRMLDQSQVGRVLTGDAEALRHRGPVTAMLIQNTNPVNVAPEQRLVKQGFLRGDLFVAVHEHFMTETAELADLVLPATMFVEHDDLYRGGGQSHMLIGPKLVEPPDTVRTNLFVIEELAKRLGVSDLPGFGLSEREHIDHILAASGKPDFASFEQDKWLDCQPPFEDAHYLKGFAHPDGRFRFRPDWEGTPAPNKPPRAMGSQGPVAALPVFPDQMDVIETADSEHPFRLATSPARNFLNSTFAETKTSRDKEGRPEVMVNPADAAALGIGHGDVVQIGNRRGALRIHVNVTDAVKPGVLVAEGLWPNKAHLDGEGINVLTGADAPAPHGGAAFHDNKVWVRVS; this is encoded by the coding sequence ATGAACATCATCAGCCCCGCCTTGAAAACTTCCGTTGGTCATACGGCCTGTCCGCATGACTGTCCATCCACCTGCGCGCTTGAGGTCGATCTGACGCCGGACGGCAGGATCGGACGGATGCGCGGCGCGCGCGACAATAGCTATACCGCTGGCGTGATCTGCGCCAAAGTGGCGCGCTATACCGAGCGGCTCTATCACCCCGACCGCTTGCTGGTGCCGCAGCGCCGCAAAGGCGCCAAAGGGGCGGGCAGTTGGCAGGAAATTTCCTGGGAGGCGGCGCTGGATGAAATCGCCAATGCCTTCGTCAAAGCCGAGCAGGTGCATGGCAGCGAGGCCGTCTGGCCTTATTTCTATGCCGGGACGATGGGGCAGGTGCAGCGCGATTCGATAGAGCGGCTGCGCCATGCCAAGAAATATTCCGGCTTTTTCGGTTCGATCTGCACCAATCTGGCCTGGACCGGCTATGTGATGGGCACCGGCGCGCTGCGTGGCCCCGACCCGCGCGAAATGGCGGTTGCCGATTGCGTGGTGATCTGGGGCACCAATGCGGTGGCGACCCAGGTCAATGTCATGACCCATGCGGTGGCGGCGCGCAAAAATCGCGGCGCGAAAATCGTCGTCATCGATATCTACGATAATCCGACCATGAAACAGGCCGATATGGGCCTCATTCTGCGCCCCGGCACCGATGCGGCGCTGGCCTGTGCCGCAATGCATATTGCCTTTCGTGACGGTTATGCCGACCGGGATTATATGGCTGACTTTGCCGACGATCCCGCTGGGCTGGAAGCGCATCTGAAGGACAAGACGCCGGAATGGGCCGCCAGCATTACCGGTCTTTCGGTTGAAGAGATCGAAGGCTTCGCCAGATTGGTCGGCGAGACCAAAAAGACGTTCTTCCGCCTCGGCTATGGCTTTACCCGCAGCCGCAACGGTGCGGTTTCCATGCATGCTGCCCTGTCGCTTTCGACTGTTCTGGGCAGCTGGCAATATGAAGGCGGCGGCGCGTTTCATTCCAACAGCGATATTTTCAAGCTCAATAAGGCCGAGTTGATGGGGACGGCGTTTGTCGATCCTGATATCCGCATGTTGGACCAGTCGCAGGTTGGCCGGGTGCTGACCGGCGATGCGGAGGCGCTGCGCCATCGCGGACCGGTGACGGCGATGCTGATCCAGAACACCAACCCGGTCAATGTTGCGCCGGAACAGCGGCTGGTGAAGCAGGGTTTTCTGCGCGGCGATCTGTTTGTGGCCGTGCATGAGCATTTCATGACCGAGACGGCGGAGCTTGCCGATCTGGTTCTGCCGGCAACGATGTTCGTTGAGCATGACGATCTTTATCGCGGCGGTGGCCAGAGCCATATGCTGATTGGGCCAAAACTGGTCGAGCCGCCGGACACGGTGCGCACCAATCTCTTTGTTATTGAGGAACTGGCCAAACGGCTCGGCGTGTCGGATCTTCCGGGTTTCGGCCTCAGCGAACGCGAGCATATCGACCATATCCTCGCCGCTAGCGGCAAGCCGGATTTTGCCAGTTTCGAGCAGGATAAGTGGCTGGATTGCCAGCCGCCGTTCGAAGACGCTCATTATCTCAAAGGTTTTGCCCACCCCGATGGCAGGTTCCGCTTTAGGCCGGATTGGGAAGGCACGCCCGCGCCCAACAAACCGCCACGGGCAATGGGTTCGCAGGGGCCGGTGGCCGCGCTTCCGGTTTTCCCCGATCAGATGGATGTGATCGAGACAGCGGATAGCGAGCATCCGTTCCGGCTGGCCACGTCACCCGCCCGCAATTTCCTCAACTCGACCTTTGCCGAGACCAAGACCTCGCGTGATAAGGAGGGCAGGCCGGAGGTGATGGTCAATCCGGCTGACGCGGCGGCACTGGGTATCGGCCATGGTGATGTGGTGCAGATCGGCAACCGGCGCGGCGCCTTGCGTATCCACGTCAACGTCACCGATGCGGTCAAGCCCGGCGTGCTGGTGGCGGAAGGTCTTTGGCCCAACAAGGCGCATCTGGACGGCGAGGGCATCAACGTGTTGACCGGTGCCGACGCGCCCGCCCCGCATGGTGGGGCGGCGTTTCACGATAACAAGGTTTGGGTTCGGGTATCATGA
- a CDS encoding YeeE/YedE family protein has product MKTVPLQAAAALLSGLLFGFGLSLSGMLDPARVQGFLDIFGAWDPSLIFVLGGAVVTAFAGMVLMRRMARPVLADRFAMPTATRIDLPLVAGSAIFGIGWGLGGFCPGPALAALPLGYGESLIFVVAMVIGMVVHDRLMTGGRQ; this is encoded by the coding sequence ATGAAAACCGTCCCCTTGCAGGCTGCTGCCGCGCTCCTATCCGGCCTGCTGTTCGGCTTCGGCCTGTCCTTGTCCGGCATGCTGGACCCCGCCCGTGTCCAGGGCTTTCTTGATATTTTCGGCGCTTGGGACCCGAGCCTGATCTTCGTGTTGGGCGGTGCGGTTGTCACGGCTTTCGCCGGTATGGTGCTGATGCGCCGTATGGCCCGTCCCGTGCTGGCGGATCGTTTCGCCATGCCGACCGCGACCCGCATCGATTTGCCGCTGGTGGCAGGCTCGGCCATTTTCGGTATCGGTTGGGGCCTTGGAGGGTTCTGTCCCGGTCCGGCGCTGGCGGCTTTGCCGCTCGGCTATGGAGAAAGCCTGATCTTCGTCGTTGCCATGGTGATCGGCATGGTCGTGCATGATCGCCTGATGACGGGAGGTCGCCAATGA
- the blh gene encoding bifunctional sulfur transferase/dioxygenase Blh, translating into MPNHISDTFTISSQPSMGEIAALAADGFTTLVNLRPDAEEGAPGTKAEREAAQKAGLDYHFIPVTMADITEADVEAFRAASQGKLKVFAHCRSGLRALTLHVLSEVLDGRMSVDEVPYFGSAHGMDLSAAVAWLNRRAERRPQVKGFFDPRTWSVQYVVSDPATKVCAIIDPVLDYDEKSGQTSTVNADRILRHIEDEGLTVAWILDTHPHADHFSAADYLKGKTGAPTAIGAHVIDVQALWKGIYNWPALKTDGSQWDRLFSHGETFKLGSIDAKVMFSPGHTLASVTYVIGDAAFVHDTMFMPDSGTARADFPGGDAHMLWQSMQDILALPDDTRIFTGHDYQPGGRNPRWESTVAAQKAANPHLANTDEAGFIALRQARDRTLPMPKLILHALQINVRGGRLPEPEDNGRRYLKIPLNVLEGAPW; encoded by the coding sequence ATGCCGAACCACATCTCCGATACGTTTACCATTTCCAGCCAACCCTCCATGGGTGAGATTGCCGCACTGGCGGCCGACGGGTTTACCACGCTCGTCAATCTACGCCCTGATGCTGAAGAAGGGGCCCCCGGAACGAAAGCCGAGCGTGAGGCCGCGCAAAAGGCCGGGCTGGACTATCATTTCATTCCGGTCACCATGGCCGATATTACCGAGGCTGATGTGGAGGCTTTCCGGGCAGCGTCTCAAGGCAAGCTTAAGGTCTTTGCCCATTGCCGCAGCGGCCTGAGGGCGCTGACCCTGCATGTTCTAAGTGAAGTCCTCGATGGCCGCATGAGTGTGGACGAGGTCCCATATTTCGGTTCTGCTCATGGCATGGATCTGAGCGCCGCCGTCGCCTGGCTCAATCGCCGGGCCGAGCGTCGGCCGCAGGTCAAGGGCTTCTTCGACCCGCGCACCTGGAGTGTGCAATATGTGGTGTCCGACCCTGCAACGAAAGTCTGCGCCATCATCGATCCGGTACTGGATTACGATGAGAAATCCGGCCAGACCTCGACCGTGAATGCTGATCGCATCCTTCGCCATATCGAGGACGAGGGGCTGACGGTCGCCTGGATTCTCGACACCCATCCCCATGCCGATCATTTTTCTGCTGCCGACTATCTGAAGGGCAAGACCGGCGCGCCAACGGCGATTGGTGCACATGTGATCGATGTGCAGGCCCTGTGGAAGGGCATCTACAATTGGCCGGCGCTGAAAACCGATGGGTCGCAATGGGACCGGCTATTCAGCCATGGTGAGACCTTCAAGCTCGGCTCCATCGATGCGAAGGTGATGTTTTCGCCGGGCCATACGCTGGCATCTGTCACTTATGTCATCGGCGATGCGGCCTTTGTGCATGACACGATGTTCATGCCTGACAGTGGCACGGCGAGGGCCGATTTCCCCGGTGGGGATGCCCATATGCTGTGGCAATCCATGCAGGATATTCTGGCCCTGCCTGACGACACCAGGATTTTTACCGGCCATGACTATCAGCCGGGCGGGCGCAATCCGCGTTGGGAAAGCACTGTTGCAGCGCAGAAGGCCGCCAATCCGCATCTGGCCAATACGGATGAGGCCGGGTTCATCGCCCTGCGTCAGGCTCGCGACCGCACCCTGCCGATGCCGAAACTGATTCTCCATGCCTTGCAGATCAATGTGCGTGGCGGGCGGTTGCCGGAACCGGAAGACAATGGCCGCCGCTACCTGAAAATTCCGCTTAATGTTCTGGAGGGGGCCCCATGGTAG
- the bigR gene encoding sulfite-sensing transcriptional repressor BigR — translation MVDPFAEIKRRVGMTPKAMEERADEVAGHLKTLAHPVRLMLVCTLVEGEWSVGELEEKLDIHQPTLSQQLTVLREAGIVETRREGKQIFYRLTEAKTQRLIAALFTIFCAEDEA, via the coding sequence ATGGTAGATCCGTTTGCTGAGATCAAACGCCGCGTCGGCATGACGCCGAAGGCGATGGAAGAGCGGGCCGATGAAGTGGCCGGGCATTTGAAAACACTCGCCCATCCGGTGCGCCTCATGCTGGTCTGTACGCTGGTCGAGGGCGAATGGTCGGTGGGTGAGCTGGAGGAAAAGCTGGATATTCACCAGCCGACCCTGTCGCAGCAGCTTACCGTGCTCCGCGAGGCCGGGATCGTCGAGACCCGGCGCGAGGGCAAGCAGATATTCTACCGCCTGACGGAGGCGAAGACCCAGCGGTTGATTGCCGCGCTGTTCACGATTTTCTGTGCGGAGGACGAAGCATGA
- a CDS encoding 23S rRNA (adenine(2030)-N(6))-methyltransferase RlmJ, translating into MNYRHIYHAGNFADVLKHAVLARLVIYLQQKDKAFRVLDTHAGIGLYDLSSDESQKTGEWLGGIGKLLDAELTPAAAQVLQPYLDVVRALNPDGGLTRYPGSPKLARDLFRPQDRLSAMELHPDDCRTLSRLFEGDYQTRITELDGWLALGAHLPPKEKRGIVLVDPPFELDGEYERLVDGLARAYRRFSAGVYCLWYPIKKGAPIAAFHEALKETGIPKMLCAELSVKSDRDLTGLSGSGLIVVNPPFTLKDELHALLPELKRVLAQDRYASQRCFWLRGEE; encoded by the coding sequence ATGAATTACCGCCACATCTACCACGCAGGCAATTTCGCGGACGTGCTGAAGCATGCCGTGCTGGCGCGGCTGGTCATTTATCTCCAGCAAAAGGACAAGGCATTCCGTGTGCTGGATACCCATGCGGGCATCGGTCTTTACGATCTATCCTCAGACGAATCGCAAAAAACCGGTGAATGGCTGGGCGGGATCGGCAAATTGCTCGACGCCGAGCTGACGCCCGCAGCAGCGCAGGTGCTGCAACCCTATCTCGACGTGGTGCGGGCACTGAACCCGGATGGCGGTCTGACCCGCTATCCGGGCTCGCCGAAGCTGGCGCGCGACCTGTTTCGTCCACAGGACCGTCTGTCGGCCATGGAATTGCATCCGGACGATTGCCGCACACTTTCCCGGCTGTTCGAAGGCGATTACCAGACGCGAATCACCGAACTGGATGGCTGGTTGGCGCTGGGCGCCCATCTGCCGCCCAAGGAAAAACGCGGTATCGTGCTGGTCGATCCACCGTTCGAGCTGGACGGGGAATATGAACGGCTGGTCGACGGATTGGCGCGGGCCTATCGCCGGTTTTCCGCCGGTGTCTATTGCCTCTGGTATCCAATCAAGAAAGGCGCGCCGATTGCCGCTTTCCACGAGGCCTTGAAAGAAACAGGCATTCCCAAGATGCTCTGCGCAGAACTGTCGGTGAAAAGCGACCGGGATTTGACCGGTCTGTCCGGCTCCGGCCTGATCGTCGTCAACCCTCCCTTCACCCTCAAGGATGAATTGCATGCGCTGCTGCCCGAATTGAAGCGGGTGCTTGCGCAGGACCGCTATGCCTCGCAGCGCTGCTTCTGGCTGCGCGGCGAAGAGTAA